A window of the Elgaria multicarinata webbii isolate HBS135686 ecotype San Diego chromosome 22, rElgMul1.1.pri, whole genome shotgun sequence genome harbors these coding sequences:
- the DHRS13 gene encoding dehydrogenase/reductase SDR family member 13 has translation MAAEVLASAALLLGLYVLFYYNFLKGAKCKNETSLRGKTVLLTGGNSGIGKTTGLELARRGARVILACRNKVAGETAVYDIRRETGNNEVLFMSLDLASLNSVRAFADAFLRSEPRLDILINNAGVLYGGISKDGFNLAFQVNHLGHFLLTHLLLDRLKRCAPSRVVVVASNAHRSGKIDFQNIYKPVEEHLPSFQSYCNSKLANILYARELANRLEGTNVTCYVLHPGVVNSGLFRNLPIWLKPLLWLTAWLFFIDVTDGAQTSVYCATQEGIEMFSGRYFADCRVREPKSHARDDAVARKLWEVSEKLLGLDA, from the exons ATGGCCGCGGAGGTGCTGGCGAGCGCGGCGCTGCTGTTGGGGCTTTACGTCCTTTTCTACTACAACTTCCTCAAAGGCGCCAAGTGCAAGAACGAGACCAGCCTCCGGGGCAAGACGGTGCTCCTCACGG GTGGAAACAGTGGGATTGGGAAGACAACAGGGCTAGAACTGGCCCGGAGAGGAGCCCGCGTCATCTTGGCTTGCCGCAACAAAGTGGCGGGAGAAACGGCTGTCTATGACATCAGGAGG GAAACTGGGAACAATGAAGTTCTCTTCATGAGCTTGGACTTGGCCAGCTTGAATTCGGTGCGAGCTTTTGCAGATGCTTTCCTGAGATCTGAGCCCCGCCTCGACATTCTCATCAACAACGCAG GTGTTCTGTATGGAGGCATAAGCAAGGATGGTTTCAATTTGGCATTTCAGGTTAATCACTTGGGCCATTTCCTTCTCACTCACCTCCTCTTGGATCGGCTGAAGCGCTGCGCACCTAGCCGTGTTGTGGTGGTCGCTTCCAATGCCCATCGATCGGGGAAGATTGACTTCCAGAACATCTACAAACCAGTGGAGGAGCATTTGCCATCATTCCAGTCCTACTGCAACAGCAAGCTGGCTAACATCCTGTATGCCCGAGAGTTGGCCAACAGATTGGAAGGGACCAATGTTACCTGTTATGTGCTTCATCCAG gAGTTGTTAATTCTGGCCTGTTTCGCAACTTACCCATCTGGCTGAAGCCTCTTCTATGGCTTACTGCCTGGCTCTTCTTCATAGACGTTACAGATGGAGCTCAGACCTCTGTGTATTGTGCCACTCAGGAAGGCATCGAGATGTTCAGTGGGCGCTATTTTGCTGACTGCCGGGTACGGGAGCCCAAGTCGCATGCTCGCGATGATGCTGTTGCCAGAAAGCTTTGGGAAGTCAGTGAGAAGTTGCTTGGACTAGATGCTTAG